The Pirellulales bacterium nucleotide sequence TGCAAGGAACTCGATTCAGCCAATTCCTCGAATTCTCCGGCACACGCCACAGGTTCGTCGTCGCGCGGCAAGAAAACACCGGCTATTCGTTCCAGAGCGATACGCATTATCCGGCCTTCGCCTGGGTGATGGAGCTGCGCACGCCGGATTCCTTCGCTAGCGCGATCGACAAGCCGCTCATCGGTCTCGCCTTCTTGGCCGGCTTGCAGGTGCCGCTCGATTCGATCGACGAAACCTACAAGGGCGTAAAAATCAGCGGCTACCGGTTCGTGGAGAACGACGCCAACAAAGCCCGCGCCGGGGGCCGGCTCTTCAACTTCAGCCCCTGCCGTGCAAAGGTCGGCAACCAATACATCATCAGTTCGACACACGAATTGGCCCGCCAGCTGGTCGACACGATTCAAAAAGAAGCGTCGCAAAAAGAATCGCCTGCCAACGCGGCTTCGCAACCCGGCAGCCCAAGCAGCGGCGGCCCGAGCAGTGGCAGCGCAAATGGCCGGAGCGCAGCGAATTCCAGCGTCACGACCGTGCATAGCCGGCTCGTCTGGGGCGGTGTTTCCGATTATCTCGGCTACTTCAAGAAACAATTCATTACGCGAAATATGCTCGAGCAAGGCAATAGTCCCGAGGGAGCAGCGAAAGAAATATCGCTGCTGTTGAATCTGATCGACCAGCTCGGAACGCTCGAAACCAACACGCGCATCGAGCCGAACCGCTACGAGTTCGACGTCCGGATTGTGCCCTAGACTAGGGAAAAATAACTTCTCCGCAGGCCCCCCCTTGCGGAAGAGGCGGGTGAGGGGTTCGAAAAGCGGAAGTTATTTTTCGGCCGAGCCCTATTATAGTCGTGCCACAAGGAGCTTGATTTCCAATGGCCATCGATCCCGACTGGGCTTGGAAGGCGTACCACCCCGACGCCAAAAATCCTTGGAACCTCGCCAAGGTCGGCCATCTCTATCGCCGCGCCGGCTTCAGCGCGAGCTCCGACGAGTTGGATAGATCGCTTGCCGACGGTCCGGAGAAAACGATCGGCAATCTACTCGCCGGCGGCACCGCCCAACCGGCACTCGTGCAGCAAGCATTCGAGCGGCAAATGGCCGATATCGCCGCTTCGCTCGACTACACCAACGAGGCCGAATTGCGTGCCTGGTGGCTGCTTCGCATTCTGCAGACGCCCCATCCGTTGCAAGAGCGGCTGACGCTCTTCTGGCACGATCATTTCGCCACCAGCAACGCGAAGGTCCGCAACTTGCGCTACATGTTCGATCAGAACCAACTGCTGCGCCGCAATGCCTTGGGCAGCTTCCGCACGATGCTCGCCGAAATCTCCAAGGATCCGGCGATGATGATCTGGCTCGATACCAGCTTGAATAAGAAGGGAACCGCCAACGAAAATTATTCCCGCGAGCTGATGGAGCTCTTCTGCCTCGGCATCGGCCACTACACCGAGCAAGACGTTCGCGAGGGGGCCCGCGCTTTCACCGGCTGGGAAATAAGAGACAACAAGTTTGCATTCAATGCCGCGCAACACGACGACGGCCTGAAACAATATTTGGGCCAGCGCGGAAACTTCGGCGGCGAAGACATCGTTCGAATCTGCCTCGAGCAAGAAGCCGCCGCCTATTTTATCGCCGGCAAGCTATTTCGCCTCTTCGTCAGCGAAACGCTCGTCCCTTCTCCCGAACTGCTCAAGCCGCTTGCCACGCGGTTCCGCCAAAGCGACTACAACCTTCGCGAACTGGTCGAAACCATGCTCCGCTCGAACCTGTTCTTCTCGCCGGAAGTCTATCGCACCCAGATCAAATCGCCGGTCGATTTCGCCGTCGGCATCGTGCGCGCCCTTGAAGGCCATGTCGGTGCGATTCCGTTGGCCGACGCGCTCGAGGGTTTGGGCCAGCGGCTGTTCTCGCCGCCATCGGTGAAGGGCTGGCCGGGAGGCGACGTGTGGATCAATTCCACGACGCTGCTGCTGCGGCATAACTTGGCCCTGAATATCACTTCGACGCAAGACAATCGATTCGGCCGCCGCACCGATCCGGCCGAGCTGGCTCGCAAGCGCGGCAAGCATTCCGACGACGAAATCGTCGCTTTCTTCGTTCGCCTGTTTCTGCAAGACGATATTCCTGCCGATGCCCGCGCCAGCCTGCTCGACTATTTGGCCGGAGCCCACAAGCAAAAATATCCTGCCTATTGGAGCGCGCAGGATCAACAAGACCACCGCGTGCGAGCCGTTTGTCATCTGCTGCTGACACAAGCCGAGTTTCAGTTGAACTAACGGGCCGACCGAAGGATTAACAACTCGTCAGCTCACTCTTCCCGCGCGCGAGAGGGCCCGGGTGAGCGGTTCGAAGCCAAAAGTTATCCTTAAATCGGAACTGAGTTTCCAACCGCTCAAAACGAGTACTTGCATCCGCATCCAGCCATCCCTCTCACCGGAGGCCAACCATGCACAACCGCCGCACTTTCCTCGCGAATTCAATGACGGCCGCGGGCATTGTGGCCTGCGGGCAAACGGCTCCGCTGTTTTTGAGCCGCGCCGCTGCCGCCGTGCCGTCGACCCACAAGCCGGGCGCCAAGGAAACGATTCTTGTCGTCGTGCAGCTCACCGGCGGCAACGATGGGCTGAACACCGTCGTGCCGTTCGCCGACGACGGCTATCCAAAGCTCCGCAAGGCGCTCCGCATTCCGACGGCCAATTTGAAAAAGATCAACGACTCGATCGGCCTGCACCCGTCGCTCGCGGGCTTTGCCGAGTTGGTCCAAGATCAGGCGCTGGCGATTGTGCAAGGCGTCGGCTATCCGAATCCGAACGAATCGCACTTCCGCTCGATGGATATTTGGCAATCCGCGAGTCTGGCCGAGGAGTTGACCGAAGGCTGGCTCGGCAAATCGCTGGTGCAGATGCCGGCGAGCCCGGCATTTCACGTGGCGGCGCCGAATGAACAAAGCTGGCTGGCACTCACCGGAGCGCCCTCCAAGGTGCCGTCGCTCACCAGCTTGCAAGAATTTCAACTGCAAACGTTCGCCGCCAGCCGGGCAGACCACGATCGCCAGCGCAAACTGATCGAACTTGATGCCGCCCGCCGCACTCCGGCAAGCGATAGCTCGGGCCGCGCCGCGCTGCTCGACTTCGTGCGCCACACCGCGGTGAACACCTACGCCAACAGCCGCCGACTCCACGATCTGTCGCAAAATTATCAGCCCTCCGTGCCGTATCCCGATAGCGGGCTGGCCGGGCGCTTGAAACTTGTCGCCCAGCTTATCGAGGCCGACATCGGAGCTCGCATTTTCTATGTCACGCTGAACGGCTTCGATACGCATGCCAACCAATTGACGATCCACGCCAATCTGCTGCGCGAGCTGTCGGAAGCCGCCACCGCGTTTTTCAAAGACATGTCGGCCCGCGGCCATCGCGACCGCGTGCTGCTGATGACGTTCTCTGAATTCGGCCGCCGCGCGAAGGAAAACCAAAGCCAAGGAACGGACCACGGCTCGGCCGCTCCGATGTTTTTGATCGGCGGCCGCGTGCGCCCGGGCGTGATCGGCGCGCATCCGAGCCTCAGCGATTTGGTGATGGACAAGCTCCGCCACCACACCGATTTCCGGCAGGTCTACGCCGCCGTGCTAGAACAATGGCTCGGCATCTCCAGCAAACCGGTGCTCGACGGCGATTTCCACCCGGTGCGGATCGTGCGAAGCTGAACCGGCCTGCGATCGCACTGCCGGCGGCCCGGCGCTGCGCCGCACATGCCGCAGGCCTGTCAAAAGCGGCGGTAGCT carries:
- a CDS encoding DUF1501 domain-containing protein, yielding MHNRRTFLANSMTAAGIVACGQTAPLFLSRAAAAVPSTHKPGAKETILVVVQLTGGNDGLNTVVPFADDGYPKLRKALRIPTANLKKINDSIGLHPSLAGFAELVQDQALAIVQGVGYPNPNESHFRSMDIWQSASLAEELTEGWLGKSLVQMPASPAFHVAAPNEQSWLALTGAPSKVPSLTSLQEFQLQTFAASRADHDRQRKLIELDAARRTPASDSSGRAALLDFVRHTAVNTYANSRRLHDLSQNYQPSVPYPDSGLAGRLKLVAQLIEADIGARIFYVTLNGFDTHANQLTIHANLLRELSEAATAFFKDMSARGHRDRVLLMTFSEFGRRAKENQSQGTDHGSAAPMFLIGGRVRPGVIGAHPSLSDLVMDKLRHHTDFRQVYAAVLEQWLGISSKPVLDGDFHPVRIVRS
- a CDS encoding DUF1800 domain-containing protein, whose translation is MAIDPDWAWKAYHPDAKNPWNLAKVGHLYRRAGFSASSDELDRSLADGPEKTIGNLLAGGTAQPALVQQAFERQMADIAASLDYTNEAELRAWWLLRILQTPHPLQERLTLFWHDHFATSNAKVRNLRYMFDQNQLLRRNALGSFRTMLAEISKDPAMMIWLDTSLNKKGTANENYSRELMELFCLGIGHYTEQDVREGARAFTGWEIRDNKFAFNAAQHDDGLKQYLGQRGNFGGEDIVRICLEQEAAAYFIAGKLFRLFVSETLVPSPELLKPLATRFRQSDYNLRELVETMLRSNLFFSPEVYRTQIKSPVDFAVGIVRALEGHVGAIPLADALEGLGQRLFSPPSVKGWPGGDVWINSTTLLLRHNLALNITSTQDNRFGRRTDPAELARKRGKHSDDEIVAFFVRLFLQDDIPADARASLLDYLAGAHKQKYPAYWSAQDQQDHRVRAVCHLLLTQAEFQLN